The window AAATTTCCAGGAACAATCGGACTCAAGTAAGGTACCCCGAACGATTTTAATGAGAGCATATGGTTGGCGATCAGGATAAGCCCGATCATCACACCATACAAGCCAAACATACCGGCCAAAATCACAAGCGGAAAGCGCAGCATCCTTAACGCCAATGCCGCGTTGTATGCCGGTGTGGCAAAAGAACCAATCGTTGTTAAAGCGATGATTACGACCGTAATAGGACTGATGAATCCAGCAGCAACCGCTGCTTGTCCAACGACTAGCACACCGACAATCGATAGCGCTCCCCCAACTTGCTGCGGCAGCCGCAGAGTCGCCTCCCTCAGCACCTCCATGGAAACCTCCATGACCAGAACTTCAATTAGTGATGGAAAAGGCACCCCAGCTCTCCCACCGGCAACGGCCACGGCAAACTCTGTGGGTATGAGCTCCGGATTAAAAGAAATCAAGGCCACATATAACGAAGGGAAAATCAAAGAAAAAATAAGAGCTACCAGTCGCGCTAACCGTATAAAGCTAACCAGTAGAAATCGTTCCGAGTAATCTTCGACCGTTTGGTAAAACTGGCTGAACACAGTCGGTAATATGAGAGCAAAGGGGGAACCATCGACCAGCAGGATAACCCTGCCTTCCAGTAGATTGGCGACAGCCTTATCCGGGCGTTCCGTATTTTGAATTTGCGGGAACGGGGATAGATGATTATCTTCAATAAACTGTTCCAAGTAACCAACATCAAGAATGCCATCAATGTCTATCAACGCTAATCGTCTGAACACCTCTTCAACAAGTTGGGGATTGACAATCCCATCCAAGTAACAGATAGCTACTTTGGATTTGGTTACACGCCCTATCCGAAGTGTTTTTACTCGTAAATCCGGTGTCGGAAGGCGATAGCGAAGCAGAGAAAGGTTCGTACCCAACATTTCGATGAATCCTTCTCGTGCTCCGCGGATGACCTGCTCCGTTTCAGGTTGTGTGATCGAGCGCTTGTCCACATTTCGTGTACTGAAAAGCAGCGCTTCCTCCAACCCGTCCACTACAAGAACCGTTTCTCCTTGTACAATGGCTTGGATAACCTCAGATAAATGTCTTTCTTCTCTTCCTTCACAGGCATACAGCGTATCTGCAAATAATACATCCTTTAAAGGCCGGTTTACCTTCGCTTTCCCCTGCCTGTTAGTCGACGATAACATCAGCGGTTTTAAAATGTGCTCATTCAAATACTGCTTCTCAATTAAATCGGAGAAATACAAAAGCACAGCCGGGTACTGATCAAATATACGAAACCGGTGCATAACAAAATCGTCGTTTTCACCAAGTATTTTATCAACGAATGAAATCGTCTCTTCGAGAAGTAGAGGGATTTTCCCTTCTTCATTTTCCTCCAAAACCTGATGAACAGGCGGCTCCTTCGGCGGAATCATACGAGGTTGCTGGCTTTGAGATACTTTTATAGACCTTCGTTTATACCATTGCCACATAGCCACGCTAACACCGCCTCCTGAAAACAGTCCCAAGATGATCTATTCTTCCTGATTCCCTTTCATTTCCTTCTCCGTATTTTTATCCATTTTCCCAATAATATACATGAGAATAGGTAATCAGTCCTGAAGAGCCTTTCTTACCGTAACCGCAAAGAGGAAGTTTCCACAGATACATCGAATAACTGTATGGTAAATTATTTCCGGACTGGCGAGGGGGCCATTATGCTTTATATAAAAGATGTTTTGCTGCAATTACTGTTCGCCCTAACTCCCTTTGTTCTCTATAACATCTACTACCATGATAAAACCGCAAACTATTCAAAACGGTTTATCAATATTACGTGTATGATTTGCCTTTTTATGTCCATGACCTTTCATTCTAGCGTGCAGAACGGAATCATTTTTGATATCCGTTACGTGATCATGTTTTTCGGAATGGTATACGGCGGCATGACTACTGGACTTATTTTGCTTGTTGAGTTTGTATTGTACCGAGTACTAATTGGCGGACAAGGACTTTTTTCAGCGATGATTATTCTTGTGATTTCATTCAACTTATCTGTCCTGTTAGCCATCTTATATCGCAGACGCTCCGAGTACCGAAACCTAATAACTTTCCTAGCTGGGTTAAGCTTTTCCGTTATCCCTATTTGTGTAATGTATGTAACTGAACGTAAATATATAGTCGAGAACTTGACGTTTAATATCCTAGCTATGCCCGTACAAAATTTCTTGGGTATTTGGTTATTGATTTCCCTTTTCAATAAGGCTGTTTCGGATAAGCAGCTTTTCCAGAAATATCTTCAAAACGAAAAAGTTGAAACCATCGCTCACGTTGCCGCCTCCCTTGCCCATGAAGTGCGCAATCCACTTACAGCTGTAATGGGATTCTTGAAATTAATTCGTAATGATTCTATCTCAAAAGAGAAAACTAACTATTATATTGATATTTGTGTTGAAGAGACGAAGCGGACGGAAGTTATTCTTTCCGAATATCTATCCATAGCTAAACCTAGTACTCCTAATTATGAACAAATGGATCTTGTTCCGCAGTTGAACTCCGTTATAGATATCATGACACCATACGCTAACATGAATAGCGTCACATTAGAGCTGCACAATGAGGGGCAAGAACTTTATATATCTGCGAATCCAAATGAAATCAAACAACTACTCATTAATTTTATAAAAAATGCCGTTGAGGCTTGCTCTTATATCTCAAGAGGAAAAGTCGTCATTCGTATGGCCCCCGAATCCCAACTCTATGCAAAGATAACCATACATGATAACGGGGTCGGCATGAGCAGCGAGCAGCTTGAGCGGCTTGGCACCATTTATTTTTCAACTAAAAGTAAAGGTACAGGAGTAGGACTAACATTTTCTTATCAATTAATCCGTTCGATGAACGGTACTGTAAATGTTCGAAGTATACTAGGAAAAGGAACAGAATTCGTTATCTCTTTACCTTTAACCAACTGACTACTCTCTTTATTCGTCTTAAAGTTCGAGATAAACAAGAAAAAAGACACCCCGGGGTGTCTTTTTTTCATTCCACAATATGGCTTCGTTTACTCAATCAATGGACCTGACTTAGGAATTAGTCGTAACCCCACTAGTCAAAAGAACGACGAGCTGGCCAAGACCCCTGCAGTTTGCGAATGAACATGATCTGTCCCGTGTGATAAGCGTCATGCATGATGAGGCTATTCACCCATCGGCCAACGGAGTGAGATCGATTGGGGAAAATGTGTTCGAATTCTTCCTCTTTCCAGCTTGCGATCCGATCACGAATTCCCTGATGAACGGATTGCAAACGGTCCAAGGTTTCTTGCCAATCCTCAGTCGACATTGACAGCACGGCAAAAGTATCGTCATTGGTCAGTTCCTCAGGATAATCGGATTCTTCACCCGTCATTCTTTTCAATAATCGTTCTTTATAAAAAATCAGATGATGGACATTTTCCCAGATCGTGTTGACATGTTCGCCCTTAGGCCGCCAATTGGCTTGCTCTGCGGTCAACTCTTTAAGCGCATCAGCAAGTGGCGGATACCAGTCTTCCTTCTCATAACAGCTATCCCATCCGTGAAGCAACAGCTCGACTTTATTCATTTCATATCCTCCTTAAATTACGCATATGTAGTCATCTAAAACGGATTAACAAGTTACACTTGTAATTTACCATGGAATATTATGGAGGTCAAGTAACTAGTAAAATTGAGTTTAAGATGTTACAGTATTTCCAAAAAAAGAACGGGGTTTACCTTCTATGCTTTGGACGATTTCCTGAATAGCTTACATCATGATTTGCGAAGCACCAAATCTGATAGAGGCAGCGTCAAACTCCTCCATCTCTCGGGTACATCTTCATATTTATTGACGTAAACGGATTGCAAATACTTAGATACTCTGTTAACTTGGCCTTCAATTAATATCTCTCGTATTTCGGACGCCTTTGCAGGCACTAAGTTATTCAATACGATCTTGAATTCATCTAAAGGCAGAAACATATCCAAGCTCTTCTTGTAGGAACATCGAGTTGGAAATCGCGGCGAGCTCCCTGAATCGTATTTAGATAACTTCACATTGTAATAATGCTCGGATAACAATGCGTACGCGTCAAATTCCAAAACAGCAAACTCTTCATCCGGTTCTCTTCGTACATAGGTGTCCATCATTTTCTTACAATCCCTTAATGTGGGCCAAAAAAACACATGCCTGTCCAAACAAGCCCGGAATTGTTCCAGTGTGGTTGCCGCATCTATCATGCTGTTAGCTATCCTAAGATGAGCATTTAGTGTTATCGAATATTCATGATAACTCACTTTCTCAGGCTTTAATCGGCGGTCACCTGTGGAGATGGGATTTATTTTATTACTGGACAATAGCTGGTCGAGATGAGCAATAACCGGTAAGTTCCTTACTCTTGTAAAATGGAATAAGTGCTTTCTGCTTTTTGCTTTTGTTATTGTATTTACAACAGCATCACTCATCGTCTTGCTCCTCTAAATAGAATCGAGAAAAGCCGCAATTATTTTTGCGGCATCCCGGGTGCTTATTAATATTCGTAATTAGGTACAGGAAACAATTAAGATAGTTAAGTGTTTTGAGGATTTAACTGAGAAATGGAGTAATAGGCACGCTCAGTTTGAAGCATCAGCCCATTTTCATTTTGAATCCCTTGAATGATACCGATAAATGGTATTTCATAAACATCTTCGGGAAGCTTTTGTATTTGACCCTCCTCCGTCTCAATGCTTCCATTACCACGTAGTACAATCGTCTGTGGCAATATATAGCTGTCAAAGGTTTCAGAGCTTCCCATTAAACCAACGTTATCTAGTGCAAATTCAATCTGATCAATATCTTGCTGTTCTTTCTTTTGAATCGTCAAGCTATTTCCTATTTGGCCTTCCAACCAATTGCAAACTTCTTGTGCTGTTATTTCCTCCATAGTGTTCTCCCCTACTTTTATGATTTAGAAGCCTTAACCGGCAAGCGGTCAAGGCTTCTTGTTATTTTTGCCGAGAATCAAAAGGTTCGTCCGTTATTTTGACCTTCCCTTCTGCAAGCTGGTGTATACCGTCACTCGTCCCCGCTGCATACACATCCGAAAGCTGTTCATGCGTAAGTGAACTGCCTTCTAATTTTTTGTCACGAGAATCCTTATCATTTTTCAATGCACTCACCTCCATTTACCTGCTATATCCAATATAGTTTGTACTTTCAGTCTGTTCTTATTCTCTAATATTTGCATATCTTATTTAAGTATTTCTGCTAAGTATGGAAAATCAATAAACGGATTCCGGTTCCCTTGCAATTCAAGGTTATTCATCATAAGCTCAGTAATTTAGCGACGAATTTGGGATTAAATACTTCGGATAGCTCGTCCATTACATTTAAATAGACAAGCCCATTGCCTTCAAGTTTTGGAGAATTCCCTAAGGGTACGGTTCGCTTTATTAATTGAGCATACAGCTCACGCTCTGTGAGATTTCGCTCGAAGCCTTCATTCACAAGTACTTTGATTAACGCCATTGCTCCGGCGACATGTGGAGTTGCCATAGAAGTTCCGCTTAATGTAGCATAGGCTCCGTTTAAATAGGTTGATAAAATTTTCTCCCCAGGGCCAACTAAATCGACTTCATTGTTCGAATTCGAAAAATTGGAAGAGCGTCTCTCCAAGTCAATTGCACCTACGCTAATGACTTCGTTATAACAACCTGGATAGTCAAACTCGTCTGTTGAATCAACCCCGTCACCTTGATTACCTGCCGCACAAATCACAACAATGTTGGCAGCTACGGCTTTTTGAATGGCTTCGTGTAACGCAGGAAGATTTTCTGGACCACCTAGAGACATGGAAATAATATCCACTTTATGTTCGATCGCATAGTTAATGCCGTTAATTATCCAATCGTACTGACCAGAACCATTTTTATCAAGAACTTTAATAATAAGCAAATTAGCTTCAGGAGCTACTCCGACAACACCATTATTGTTTTTGGTCGCAGCGATGGTTCCGGCAACATGCGTGCCATGACCATTGTAATCCTTGTATACATCTATCTTGCCTTCATCGTCATTCGTAAAGTTAATTCCGCCGACTATTCGTTCTTTTAAGTCAGGGTGGGTGATATCACACCCGGTATCCAGTATGGCAACCGTTATTCCCTTCCCTCGTGTTTGATCCCAGATCTTTGGAGCCTGAATCATTTCCACTCCGGTTGGAATTTCATTGACCTGTTCAATCTTCTCAAGAACTTGAAACGGAATCACACGCACTTGTCGCTCCATTTTAATTACCTCCTAATTAGGATTAAAATAATAAAGCTTTGATTCATTCAAATTTGATGTTGATCGACGGGTTATCTCTATGCTATTATTTGGGAGAACATTTTTAACATATCGTTGTAATTTGCTAAAAAAAACAAGAGTGCTACCAACACTCCTGTTTTTTAGATACATTGGCTTTTGGGACCTCCTGGGGCTAATGGTTCATACACACCTACCTGATCGTTTTAGCGGCGAAGGGGTAGGTTTTTTAGTGTATTCTAACAATGATTAACGCTATAAAAGTTAACAATGCCAAGAGGAAACTCCCAAATTGTAGAATCAACTTTATCATTTCATCTGGTTTCACCTTTACCCTCCTCCTTCCTGACGAAAGGGAGATCCGGGTGGCCTAGTATCTAACAAAAGTTCTACAAAAAGAAAAGTGAGAAGATCGAAACCATCCTGCTAACAGTACCCAAGGATGTTTTTTGGGACAGAAAAAGCCTACCCTCATGTGATAGCTGGCTGGCATAGTTTCCCTTAGCCCCTCTAGCTTTGCGTCACCGCCTTTAAACGGTTTTGCCATTATCGTGGGTAGACTTCTATATACTGTAAATCTATTATATGCCTAATTATTATATAAGAATATAGGGAGTTAGACACATTATAGATTGTAAGTGCATACAACAAATTTGTCGAACTTAATCAGGAAATACACCGGATCATAGAAAATCGTCATTCAACTAGTTCGAAAGCAATGTATTCTACATCTCCGCCCTTAAATTCTCAGTAACCTGCTGTCTTGTGAACTCATAGAAAGTAAAGGCTTCCTCCCAGGTCTGGAACCCCGCCTGCGCGATGATATCGCTACCTCCGCCTTTCCCATTGTATTTCCCTACATATTCTTTGAAGAAAGCACCGCACGAAAGTGGAGAACTACTGTTGTTAGCAAGAATAACTTTGTTCTCCGCAACTGTAGCGAGCAATACGGGAGTATCACTTTCTGAAGCTAGCTTCACCGCCAGACTTTGCAAATCTTTAAGTGTCTTGTCCTCAAACACACTTGCTATCAAGTTGCCTTCGCGGCTTGATAACAGCTCCTGCGCTACATAAGCATTGTTTCTTTCTTTGAGAGCAACCAGTTCAGCCTGAAGCTGCTTCTGTTCAATTTCCCACTTCTCAATCCGGTCGATAATCTCGTCTTTACCGGTGTTGAATTTGGATGACAAGACACCCAAAATCCGCTGGCTTTCATTAAACTCTTTCAAGGCGCGGTATCCGCACAAGAAGTAAATCCGAGTGTTTCCCTTTTGTTTTTCTGCTTTCAGCAGCTTAATCATGCCAATTTCGCCCGTTGATGAGACATGTGTCCCACCGCAAGCGTTGTATTCTACGCCTTTTATCTCGACAATTCGAATATGATCCGTCACTTTGGGCTGTTTAACTAACTGCAGTTGAGCTACTTCTTCTTCGGTTATAAAATAACTAACAATGCTGTTGTTCAGGTAAATTTGCCGGTTTACTTCATTCTCAATTGAAGCAAGCTGGTTCAACGTCAGTTCTGGCTGCTCCACATCGATCGTGGCATAATCGTTACCCAAATGAAAGCTTACCGTCATGGCCTGATAGAGTTCGCGGCACACCGCAGAGAGCAGGTGCTGGCCACTATGCTGCTGCATATGGTCAAATCTTCTTTCCCAATCGATCTGACAAGTCACCTTGCTCTCATCGGGCAGTCGTGCCAGCTTGTGCAGCACTTCATCGTCTTCATTGATCACATCAAGCACAGGAATCCCGTTAATATGCCCAACATCGCAGGGCTGTCCGCCCCCATGTGGGTAGAAAGCTGTCTCCTTCAGGATGACATAATACCCATTTTCTCTTTCAAGCGTTTGGTGTATCTCTGTTTGCCATTCGGTTACATAAGCAGAATTGTAATATAGTTTTATAGACATGACGATTTCCTTTCTACTTGCTTGCCATTACGAAAAGGCATTTATCATTTAGTACTAGCACTTAACCAACGTGCGCTGTTGAGCACTAGACGCCTGTAAGCTTCCGGTTTAAATGAAGGGGCATGATGTCCGGGTTGTAAATAGATCACTTTCCCAAGACCGTAGGCTTGTTCCCAGGCTGCTGGATACCTGTTCCCATCAAATTCGTACTCTAGAAAAACGGTTTTCTTGGTGAAAGGGTCAAAATCGAACATATACGGCTCTTCCTCCATGCTGAAGTCCTCTACACCCTCGAGTAATGGATGATTCTCCACAGATCCGTAATAATCCAGAGTCTGGTAGGGGGGATGGCCAGTAAATTTTGCGCCGATCATCTGGATCAGCTCGTAGCTTCGTTGAACCGAAATGCCATTATGGATGACAAGCAAGCCGCCTCCACCTGCCACAAATTGAATTATACCTGAAGTTTGTTCCGGTGACAGATCTCGGTTCCAGCAATCCGTATAGGATATGCAAAGCGAAAATTGTTTCCGATCCAATTTCGTGAAACTGTTGTAGTCCTCCGTACTCGTAATCAGAAAATCTTCGCCAAGAATCCTGGTAAGCTCCTGCTTCGCAGGTTCCAATGGATGCCATGGGGCATCTGTATGGTCACCAACCAAAAGTACATTCGTTTTGTCACTCATGCGATCTTCTCCCCCATCTTTCGTTTTACCAAGGCAATTCTTTTCCGGTGTCTGCTTCAAGATAAACAGCATTTCGCGCAGCGTATCTTTATATTCCTCCATACGTTTCAAAATATTGGCTGCCGCTTGTTCCGCTGTATAAGTACCCGCATCGTTCCATGTACCGCTCATATACGTTTTGACCCAACCAGGATGTAGAATAAGGATACGTCCGCCTTCTTTTCGAATCTGGTTATGGATGATCGTGGACCCCATATTGAGCGCGGCTTTCGCCATACAATACCCGAACCACGCTTCACGCCTGTTATTGCCAATGCTGCCAGCTTCCGAAGAAATATTGACAATGAGCTTACCGCCATTCATTATAGGCTCAATTAATGCGTTCGATACCCGGATAGCGCCGAGGGCTGTCACGTTGTACACATGCTGAATCTCTTCGAAGTTGAGCTCATCTTTCACTGTTTTCTCCGTATCTCCAAGGATAGCCGCGTTGTTGATTAGGATATCCAGTTTAGAGGTTTTGCTCTTAATGAAACTTGCAGCATTCATCACGCTTTCATCTGATCCCACATCCAAAACAAATGCTTGCAGCTGATTAGGGAATTGCTCAGCCAATAGGTCCATTTCTGCGTTGTGCTCCATGATACCCCCCGCATAAACCGTATACCCTTCTCGCAACAATGACTTCGTAATTGCTAGACCTATCCCTCTATCCGTTCCGGTTACACAAGCCGTTTTATTATTCGACATTTGATCGTCCTCCTGTGTATGGGTTGATCGCGATTTACTAAACCTCTCCCCAATATACCTCGGTTTCATAGTCGAAGAACACTTTTCCATCCTGCTCATGCCGTTCAAATATATGCTGCAGTTCCGTCATCATCGGCTTAAAATTGGGGTGCTCAGGTACGGGAATATAGGAAGATGACATCAACCTCCCCTTTAAACCTTCAAAATCGAGAACCTGAGTAATAGCGAATCGTTCTAGCTGCATACTATCGTTCTTGAAGAAAGACGCCAGCGTTTCCTGCGAAATATTTTTATGAGTAACTTTTTCATAATCGCTTCCAAATGTACGAAGCAATAAGTCGTACTCTTCTCTGAATGCATTGCCATGTTCTAGACGCGAATTCCAGATCAATAGTACCTTCCCGCCAGGCTTCAGAATCCGATGGAATTCGGCTTGTGCGGCCGTGCGATCAAACCAGTGAAACGCTTGGGCACAAACGATAAAGTCAACAGACTCATTCGGTAGACCAGTCGCTTCAGCAGAGCCCGGTACGGTACGAAAATTCACATCTCCGCTCAACATTTGCTCAGCGGCTTCCCGCATCGCTTGATTCGGTTCAACAGCGATTACTTGAGATCCTCTTTGTAAGAGCAGCTTTGAAAAGATACCTGTCCCTGCGCCGATGTCTGCAATGATGGCATTTGCGCGCAAACCAACGACGTCGTACAAGTAATCAATAGCCTCTTTCGGATAACTCGGGCGGAATTTCACATAGGTATCAACGCGATTTGAAAAACGTTCTTTATGATTATTCATCTCATACCTCTCCCATCTGAAAAATATCCTTCTACAAACAAAGCGGCCAACTGTTATTGAGTGAAACGACTACTCTTGTTTCACTGAATGAAACAACGTTTCACAATATACATCTCTATCATATTCAATTATTTGGCAAAAGTCCATAACAAATACATAGCTTTAAAAAGCAAAAAACGGCCGCAAAATTCGCGACCTTTCAACCCTTTTTTCAACTTCAACCCTTCTCGAATTCGGTAGGATAGCTAGCTCCAATTGGCGCATCCGGTCTTGTAAATTGTCCCATTAAATAACGTCGTGTAGCTGTTGTGCGCTCTAAGAATTCTTGATTATTCTCGAAACGATCTGAGCATCGAACCCATGGCGGACTATAAATATAGTGCATCGTATATCGGTCATAATCACCATCATGAGCGAAAGTCCGATGCCAGTCGGCATTATGAAAAAATAATACCGATCCCGCCGGTGCACAGATGACATGACCGATCGGAACATCATCCTTGGCTGTTCTAATCGCACCCGGAAGCTGATCTTGGCTTCTATGGCTTCCTGGGCTCATCTCCATATTCCCCTTTCTAGGAATGGATTGGTCCGTCAATAAGAAAGAAGCTCGAAGCTGAATCAGCGGAATCGGATAGCCGAGTTTATTAAATTCGTAAGCACCAGACCCATCCTGATGCCACCCCCGACTACGCCGAAAGCAGGCTGTTTGGTACACCATGCGGACTGTTAAATGAAGCGATCTCCGTAAAGCGCCCTGACTTTAGGCAATACAGCGGGATGATCAATCAATTGCTCCAAGGCGGATTCCGTTTCATAGCCTTTTCCCACCTGTGCCCAACCTTTTGCGTCGGCTGACTCGTGTAAGCGGATGGATGCTTCCAGGCATTCCTTCACTTCATCTCCGGAGAGTACATTAGGAATAATCAGATAGCCCCATGCTTCAAACATGAACCGATCGAGCTTCGTAAATTCTCCTGGATTAGAAATAGGATTCATAGTAAAGCTCCTCCTTTTATAAACAAATGATTATTTCTTAACCAATAGTTCTCCAGTGGATTCTCCTAACACCAAGGCCGATTTTACGATCACTTTAGTTGGCCCTTTCACACTCTCCTGGTTATTCAGCAGTTTAAGCAGAAGTTCAGCCGATTTAGCGCCGATTTCCTGCTCATGCTGGTCTATATGCGTGAATGTAGGGTTTCCGTCTAGTTCTGATGAAGGATTATCGTACGTTATAATTGAGAGGTCGCGAGGTACATGCATTCCCAATTTTTTAACGATACTGGCTACAGTCAAGCCCAGCTTCAAATTTAATGTAAGGTATGCGGTTGCTTTGCGATTTTTGAGATCATGATATAACGGGTGATTTTCTGATGGGATCGTATCCGTCACTTGAAAATCTGTCACAATTAAAGCCGGGTTAATCATCGAGCCTTTTTGTTTCAGTGCTTCCATATACCCGCGAATCCGTTCGTCGACGGTCACTGTACTGATCGGAATATCAGAGCAAATAGCGATGTCCCGATGTCCTAGCTCCCACAGATGGTTAACCGCCAGTTGCGCGCTCATCCAATTATCCGAACAGACACAATGGGTATCAAAGCCTGGCAAGTAGCGATCAATGAGCACGAAAGGAAATTTCCGAAGTTTCAATACCAGGATTTCTTCGTTGTATGTTTCCGCATCAATTGGAAAAATAATAAGTCCGACAGCCCCATTCTTAATCAGCTCCTGAATGGCTTCCTTCTCCCGCTCCTTGCTATTGTGAGTAAGCACAATCGACACATAATAATCGGTGTTCTCGAGAACGGAGTTGATTCCCTTTAATAGTCGAATAGCAAAGAAATCCTCAAGTAAGGGTAGAACGAAGCCGATCATTTTGCGGTAGGAAGCACGCTCATCTTGCTCCTTCACATCCATAGTGTCAAGTTGCTTATTCTCCACGCTCTTATTTACTTGTGTGCGGGATTCTGGACTAACGAAGCTTCCTCTCCCCGGAATCCGGTAAATCCATCCGTCTTTCGCCAGCTGTGTAAGCGCATTGGAAACCGTCATTCGACTGACACCGAATTGTTCCATCAGCTGCTTTTCCGTTGGAAATTTGTCATTTTCCTCCAAAGCGCCTAATTGGATCAACTGTTTAAAATGCTCTTGAATCTGCAAGTATAGCGGTTGTCGTTCATCCGTCCTGGCTGATACCCGCATTCTGCTCATATATCTCCCCCTCAGAAGGGCTCAGTGTGACACATCGCCATGCTTCTTCCATATCCCGGATTAAATCATCCGGATCTTCGGAACCTATATAGAGTCGAACAAGCGAACCTTTTTGCTGATCATTATTATTTAAGGCATTGACATTGATTAAACTTTCGAAACCACCCCAGCTGGCTCCAATCCGAAAATAGTGCAGATGGTCCGCCCAAGCTCTTAATTTGACAACCGGCTCATTGGATTCGAACGAAAACAAACTGCTGTACCCCGACATTTGCGTACGGGCCAGCTCATGCAGAGGGGAATTTGTTAACCCCGGATGGTTAACGTTCCGGACATAATGTTGCCTGCCTAAATATTCCGCAACCTTTAACCCGCTCGTTTCATGCCGTTGCATCCGTATTGGGAGCGTACGCAGCCCCCGCGTAACCAAACCCGCTGTCTGTGGCGTCATGATGCCGCCGAACAACATATACTCCGTCGACATCAGCGAGTCCATCAATCGATGGGAGCCGACCACAACACCTCCCACGCAATCGCTATGACCGGAAATGTACTTCGTGATCGAATGGACGACGAGGCTAACCCCCATTGTTAGCGGATTTTGATGACAAGGCGTCGCCCACGAGTTATCGAGGATCGTTTCCGCTCCTATACTTTG is drawn from Paenibacillus sp. V4I7 and contains these coding sequences:
- a CDS encoding class I SAM-dependent methyltransferase, which gives rise to MNNHKERFSNRVDTYVKFRPSYPKEAIDYLYDVVGLRANAIIADIGAGTGIFSKLLLQRGSQVIAVEPNQAMREAAEQMLSGDVNFRTVPGSAEATGLPNESVDFIVCAQAFHWFDRTAAQAEFHRILKPGGKVLLIWNSRLEHGNAFREEYDLLLRTFGSDYEKVTHKNISQETLASFFKNDSMQLERFAITQVLDFEGLKGRLMSSSYIPVPEHPNFKPMMTELQHIFERHEQDGKVFFDYETEVYWGEV
- a CDS encoding SDR family NAD(P)-dependent oxidoreductase; translated protein: MSNNKTACVTGTDRGIGLAITKSLLREGYTVYAGGIMEHNAEMDLLAEQFPNQLQAFVLDVGSDESVMNAASFIKSKTSKLDILINNAAILGDTEKTVKDELNFEEIQHVYNVTALGAIRVSNALIEPIMNGGKLIVNISSEAGSIGNNRREAWFGYCMAKAALNMGSTIIHNQIRKEGGRILILHPGWVKTYMSGTWNDAGTYTAEQAAANILKRMEEYKDTLREMLFILKQTPEKNCLGKTKDGGEDRMSDKTNVLLVGDHTDAPWHPLEPAKQELTRILGEDFLITSTEDYNSFTKLDRKQFSLCISYTDCWNRDLSPEQTSGIIQFVAGGGGLLVIHNGISVQRSYELIQMIGAKFTGHPPYQTLDYYGSVENHPLLEGVEDFSMEEEPYMFDFDPFTKKTVFLEYEFDGNRYPAAWEQAYGLGKVIYLQPGHHAPSFKPEAYRRLVLNSARWLSASTK
- a CDS encoding PLP-dependent aspartate aminotransferase family protein, with the protein product MNAKEKLYSIVAHDAHDDRHHGAISVPIYQTSLFSFDTYEQFNLARLDEQENFVYSRGNNPTVRYLEDKLAQLEQGERAKCFASGMAAISAAIMSIVKQDDHVICTHQAYGPTREFLGVYLRKFGVETTFVDGSSLDNWKCAVRPNTKLLYLESPTSMMFQLQDIRSCTALAQSIGAETILDNSWATPCHQNPLTMGVSLVVHSITKYISGHSDCVGGVVVGSHRLMDSLMSTEYMLFGGIMTPQTAGLVTRGLRTLPIRMQRHETSGLKVAEYLGRQHYVRNVNHPGLTNSPLHELARTQMSGYSSLFSFESNEPVVKLRAWADHLHYFRIGASWGGFESLINVNALNNNDQQKGSLVRLYIGSEDPDDLIRDMEEAWRCVTLSPSEGEIYEQNAGISQDG
- a CDS encoding GntR family transcriptional regulator → MSRMRVSARTDERQPLYLQIQEHFKQLIQLGALEENDKFPTEKQLMEQFGVSRMTVSNALTQLAKDGWIYRIPGRGSFVSPESRTQVNKSVENKQLDTMDVKEQDERASYRKMIGFVLPLLEDFFAIRLLKGINSVLENTDYYVSIVLTHNSKEREKEAIQELIKNGAVGLIIFPIDAETYNEEILVLKLRKFPFVLIDRYLPGFDTHCVCSDNWMSAQLAVNHLWELGHRDIAICSDIPISTVTVDERIRGYMEALKQKGSMINPALIVTDFQVTDTIPSENHPLYHDLKNRKATAYLTLNLKLGLTVASIVKKLGMHVPRDLSIITYDNPSSELDGNPTFTHIDQHEQEIGAKSAELLLKLLNNQESVKGPTKVIVKSALVLGESTGELLVKK